The following are encoded in a window of Salvelinus sp. IW2-2015 unplaced genomic scaffold, ASM291031v2 Un_scaffold83, whole genome shotgun sequence genomic DNA:
- the LOC139023877 gene encoding cell surface glycoprotein 1-like — protein sequence MATDRQTDRAENRPPTDRPTDRPTTDRPTDRPTDPTDRRPTDRPPTDRHDRTDRRADATTDRTDRPDRPDRPTDRRPRRPIRPNDRPTRPTDPTDRATDRPTTDRRDRPDDDRPTDRPTEPTDDDRPTPTDPTDRPTTATDADDRPTTATDTRPRPADDRPTDRTDRPTTDRPNDDRTTRPTDRPTDDDRPPRRPTTDRPTEPTDRRPTDATDRTDDRPTDRRDDRPTDDRPTDRPPTDRRPTDDDRRRRRPTDRHHRPTDTPCC from the exons ATGGCG acagacagacagaccgaccgagcCGAAAACCGAccgccgaccgaccgaccgaccgaccgaccgacgaccgaccgaccgaccgaccgtccgaccgatccgaccgaccgacgaccgaccgaccgaccgccgACCGACCGACACGACCGAACCGACCGCCGAGCCGACGCAACGACCGACCGAACCGACCGACCCGACCgacccgaccgaccgaccgaccgacgaccccGACGACCGATCCGACCGAACGACCGACCGACCCGACCGACCGACCCGACCGACCGagcgaccgaccgaccgacgaccgaccgacgcGACCGACCCGACGACGACcgcccgaccgaccgaccgaccgaaccGACCGACGACGACCGACCGACACCGACCgacccgaccgaccgaccgacgaccgcgACCGAcgccgacgaccgaccgaccacCGCCACCGACACCCGACCCCGACCcgccgacgaccgaccgaccgaccgaaccgaccgaccgacgaccgaccgaccgaacgACGACCGAACgacccgaccgaccgaccgaccgaccgacgacgaCCGACCGCCGAgacgaccgacgaccgaccgaccgaccgaaccgaccgaccgacgaccgaccgacgcGACCGACCgaaccgacgaccgaccgaccgaccgacgagacgaccgaccgaccgacgaccgaccgaccgaccgaccgccgaccgaccgacgaccgaccgacgacgACCGACGACGacgccgaccgaccgaccgacaccACCGACCGACCGACACCCCATGCTGCTGA